In one window of Pseudomonas sp. IAC-BECa141 DNA:
- a CDS encoding MFS transporter, with product MATHLDRRNNLSLDSLNFFLADVRDGLGPYLAIYLLAVHHWEPASIGLVMTIAGIAALITQTPAGALVDSTRFKRALIAIAALVVTGSCLLLPFVTSFSLVALTQAISAAAASIFAPAICAITLGITGPRAFTRRTGRNETFNHAGNACAALLAGLSAYLFGPVAVFYLMAVMALASVIAVSFVSADAIDHDLARGLSPSETGQGKQPSGFSVLLTNRPLLMFAICCALFHLANAAMLPLVSQKLAQANLQLATPLTSACIVAAQLVMVPIALLVGAKADLWGRKPLLLAGFLILPLRGVLYVLSNDPWWLVSVQLLDGIGAGIFGALFPVVVKDLTLGTGHFNVSLGAISTVFGLGAALSNSLAGIVVQEAGYSAAFLTLAGVAMAALGLLWVAVPETVSRSNADSMALQSKAPPMTAP from the coding sequence GTGGCCACTCATCTCGATCGCCGTAATAACCTGTCCCTCGACAGCCTGAATTTTTTCCTCGCCGATGTGCGTGACGGCCTCGGTCCCTATCTGGCGATTTACCTGCTGGCGGTCCACCACTGGGAGCCGGCAAGCATTGGTCTGGTCATGACCATTGCCGGGATCGCCGCGCTCATCACCCAGACCCCGGCAGGCGCGCTGGTCGACAGCACACGCTTCAAACGGGCGCTGATCGCGATTGCCGCGCTGGTGGTCACCGGTAGCTGTCTGCTGCTGCCGTTCGTGACGTCGTTCAGTCTGGTGGCGCTGACGCAGGCGATCAGCGCCGCTGCCGCTTCGATCTTCGCGCCGGCGATTTGTGCGATCACCCTCGGGATCACGGGGCCTCGAGCGTTTACGCGAAGGACCGGGCGCAACGAAACCTTCAACCATGCCGGCAACGCCTGCGCCGCGTTGTTGGCCGGTTTGTCCGCTTACCTGTTCGGTCCGGTCGCGGTGTTTTATCTGATGGCGGTCATGGCGCTGGCCAGTGTGATTGCCGTTTCGTTCGTTTCGGCAGACGCCATTGATCACGACCTCGCCCGAGGTCTTTCGCCAAGCGAAACGGGGCAGGGCAAGCAGCCTTCGGGTTTTTCCGTACTGCTCACCAACCGACCGTTGTTGATGTTCGCGATTTGCTGTGCGCTGTTTCATCTGGCGAACGCGGCGATGCTGCCGCTGGTGAGTCAGAAACTGGCACAGGCCAACCTGCAGCTGGCCACGCCGCTCACGTCCGCCTGCATCGTCGCGGCGCAACTGGTGATGGTACCGATCGCGCTGCTGGTGGGGGCGAAAGCCGATTTGTGGGGACGCAAGCCGTTGCTGCTGGCGGGCTTCCTTATCCTGCCGTTGCGTGGCGTGTTGTACGTGCTGTCGAACGATCCGTGGTGGCTGGTTTCGGTGCAGTTGCTCGATGGCATTGGCGCCGGGATTTTCGGGGCGCTGTTTCCGGTGGTGGTGAAAGACCTGACGCTGGGCACCGGGCATTTCAATGTCAGCTTGGGGGCGATTTCGACGGTGTTTGGTCTGGGCGCGGCGTTGAGTAACAGCCTGGCGGGGATTGTGGTTCAGGAGGCGGGATACAGCGCTGCGTTCCTGACGTTGGCGGGCGTCGCGATGGCGGCGCTGGGGCTGCTTTGGGTGGCGGTGCCGGAAACGGTGTCGCGCTCCAATGCCGACTCAATGGCACTGCAAAGCAAGGCGCCGCCGATGACAGCGCCATGA
- a CDS encoding LysR family transcriptional regulator: MFDWNDLRFFLELQRSGRLLTAARRLNTTHATVARHIEAIEKSLGTALFVQHAQGYEMTPAGEALLKHAEAMENVALLAQEEITQSTAPLGKIRVGVTEGLGIVFLASRMIGLFDRYPGLEVELVAVPRFVSILNREAEISIHLERPAADMLVTRKLTDYRLALYASRAYLDNAPPLRSREDLGRHAWIGYVDDLLFSQELMFLNSFCRNPRVVFHSTSVIAQQQAARSGLGIAVLPCYMAASDPDLVALLPDESIERSYWISTRRELHKSVRLRVVWDYVVELCEGERELLMGQ, from the coding sequence ATGTTCGACTGGAACGACCTGCGGTTCTTTCTCGAGTTGCAGCGCAGCGGCCGTTTGCTGACTGCCGCCCGCCGCCTGAACACCACGCACGCCACCGTCGCCCGGCATATCGAGGCCATCGAAAAAAGCCTCGGCACCGCGCTGTTCGTCCAGCATGCCCAAGGCTACGAAATGACCCCGGCGGGGGAGGCGCTGCTCAAACATGCCGAAGCCATGGAAAACGTCGCGCTGCTGGCCCAGGAGGAGATCACCCAGTCCACGGCGCCGCTGGGCAAGATCCGCGTCGGTGTAACCGAAGGCTTGGGCATTGTGTTTCTGGCCAGTCGCATGATCGGGTTGTTTGATCGCTATCCGGGGCTGGAAGTGGAACTGGTGGCGGTGCCGCGCTTCGTCAGCATCCTCAACCGCGAGGCGGAAATCAGCATTCACCTGGAACGGCCGGCGGCAGACATGCTGGTCACCCGCAAACTCACCGATTACCGACTCGCGCTCTATGCCAGCCGCGCCTATCTCGACAACGCGCCGCCGCTGCGCAGTCGAGAGGATCTTGGACGGCACGCGTGGATCGGCTATGTCGATGATCTGCTGTTCAGTCAGGAGCTGATGTTCCTCAACAGCTTCTGCCGCAATCCACGGGTGGTGTTTCACAGCACCAGCGTGATTGCCCAGCAGCAGGCGGCACGCTCGGGATTGGGAATTGCGGTGCTTCCTTGCTACATGGCCGCGTCGGATCCGGATCTGGTGGCGCTGTTGCCGGATGAGAGCATCGAGCGCAGTTACTGGATCAGTACCCGGCGCGAGTTGCACAAGTCAGTGCGGTTGCGGGTGGTTTGGGATTATGTGGTGGAGTTGTGCGAAGGCGAGCGCGAGTTGTTGATGGGGCAGTAG
- a CDS encoding GMC family oxidoreductase, with protein MQTSLDEFDYIVVGAGPAGCLLANRLSADPQQRVLLLEAGGRDNYPWIHIPVGYLFCIGNPRTDWCFKTEEQPGLNGRALSYPRGKVLGGCSSINGMIYMRGQANDYDGWAAEGNPGWAWNDVLPLFKQSENHFAGAADFHGDKGEWRVERQRLSWPILDAFRSAAEQSGIASIDDFNQGDNEGCGYFQVNQKAGVRWNAAKAFLKPIRDRANLTVLTEVEVDRVLFENGRASKVSARWQGQQKSFKARKEIVLCAGSVGSPSILQRSGIGPRPLLEKLGIGVVHELPGVGGNLQDHLQLRLIYKLENARTLNQIAGSVWGKMGMGLRYLYDRSGPLSMAPSQLGAFARSGPEQTSANLEYHVQPLSLERFGEPLHSFPAFTASVCDLRPQSRGRVEIRSADPQTAPLIQPNYLSHPEDLRVAADAIRLTRRIVSAPALQAFNPVEYLPGASLQTEEQLHEAAAKIGTTIFHPVGTCRMGNDADAVVDAQLRVHGVPGLRIADASIMPRITSGNTCSPTLMIAEKAAQLILNASQATPVGAAVRRFDLPAKAADHSAVS; from the coding sequence ATGCAGACTTCCCTCGATGAATTCGATTACATCGTGGTCGGCGCCGGGCCGGCCGGGTGTTTGCTGGCCAATCGTCTGTCGGCGGATCCGCAGCAGCGCGTGCTGTTGCTGGAGGCTGGCGGGCGCGACAACTATCCGTGGATTCACATCCCCGTGGGTTACCTGTTCTGCATCGGCAACCCGCGCACCGACTGGTGCTTCAAGACCGAAGAACAACCGGGCCTCAACGGCCGTGCGCTGAGTTATCCGCGCGGCAAGGTGCTGGGCGGCTGTTCGTCGATCAACGGCATGATCTACATGCGTGGCCAGGCCAACGACTACGACGGGTGGGCTGCCGAGGGCAATCCGGGCTGGGCCTGGAACGATGTGCTGCCGCTGTTCAAACAGAGCGAAAACCACTTTGCCGGCGCGGCGGACTTTCATGGCGACAAGGGTGAGTGGCGAGTCGAACGCCAGCGCCTGTCGTGGCCGATTCTCGACGCCTTTCGCAGCGCTGCCGAGCAAAGCGGCATCGCCAGCATCGATGACTTCAACCAGGGCGACAACGAGGGTTGCGGCTACTTTCAGGTCAACCAGAAGGCCGGGGTGCGCTGGAATGCGGCGAAGGCGTTTCTGAAGCCGATTCGCGATCGAGCCAATCTCACGGTGCTGACCGAAGTCGAAGTGGATCGCGTTCTGTTCGAAAACGGCCGCGCCTCGAAAGTCAGTGCTCGCTGGCAGGGTCAACAAAAGAGTTTCAAGGCGCGCAAGGAGATTGTGTTGTGCGCTGGTTCCGTGGGCTCGCCGAGCATTCTGCAACGCTCCGGGATCGGGCCGCGTCCGCTGCTGGAAAAGCTCGGCATCGGCGTCGTACATGAACTGCCGGGCGTCGGCGGCAATCTGCAGGATCACCTGCAACTGCGGCTGATCTACAAACTGGAAAACGCTCGCACCCTCAACCAGATAGCTGGCAGCGTGTGGGGCAAGATGGGCATGGGCCTGCGCTATCTGTATGACCGCAGCGGGCCGTTGTCGATGGCGCCGAGTCAACTGGGCGCGTTTGCCCGATCCGGTCCGGAACAGACCTCGGCCAACCTCGAATACCACGTGCAGCCGCTGTCGCTGGAGCGTTTTGGCGAGCCGCTGCACAGCTTTCCCGCGTTCACCGCATCCGTGTGTGATTTGCGCCCGCAGAGCCGGGGCCGGGTCGAGATCCGCTCCGCCGATCCGCAAACCGCGCCGCTGATCCAGCCCAATTACCTCAGCCATCCCGAAGACCTGCGCGTGGCCGCCGACGCGATTCGCCTGACCCGGCGCATCGTCAGCGCCCCGGCCCTGCAAGCCTTCAACCCGGTGGAATACCTGCCCGGTGCCAGCCTGCAAACCGAAGAGCAATTGCACGAAGCCGCTGCGAAGATCGGCACGACGATTTTCCATCCGGTCGGCACTTGCCGCATGGGCAACGACGCGGACGCGGTGGTCGATGCGCAGTTGCGCGTGCATGGCGTGCCGGGGCTGCGAATTGCCGATGCGTCGATCATGCCGCGCATTACCTCGGGCAACACCTGTTCGCCTACGCTGATGATTGCTGAAAAAGCGGCACAGCTGATTCTCAACGCTTCACAAGCAACACCTGTGGGAGCGGCGGTGCGACGATTCGACTTGCCCGCGAAAGCGGCGGATCATTCAGCAGTGAGTTGA
- a CDS encoding MFS transporter — protein MSEHVQPLDAVRSTDASPDTRKVIFASSLGTVFEWYDFFLYGALAAVISKQFFAGVNDTTAFIFALMAFAAGFIVRPFGALVFGRLGDMIGRKYTFLATIILMGVATFAVGLLPTYASIGIAAPIILVVLRMLQGLALGGEYGGAATYVAEHAPIGKRGFHTSWIQSTATLGLLLSLLVVLGCRYFTGDQFEVWGWRIPFLLSIVLLGISTWIRLSLHESPAYLKMKEQGKASKAPIRESFGKWENLKVVLIALFSINAGQAVTFYAAQFYVLFFLTQFLKMDPAVANSLLIISVVIGAPFFIIFGWLSDKVGRKPVLMLGLLLATALYFPIFKSLAHYANPAIDRASQQAPITVVADPATCTFQFDPVGKAKFDSPCDKVKTFLVKQGLPYSSVAAPAGSTVQVSVGDVKLDGFDEAALRGAITLAGYPQQADMQQINKPMIVALIVGLIIISAMCYGPLAALMVELFPTRIRYTSMSLPYHIGNGWFGGFLPTVSFALVVYTGDIFYGLWYPVLITGVSLVVGMICLRETKNIDLDKN, from the coding sequence ATGTCAGAACACGTTCAGCCTCTGGACGCCGTGCGCAGCACGGACGCCAGCCCCGATACCCGAAAGGTCATCTTCGCCTCGTCCCTGGGGACGGTGTTCGAGTGGTATGACTTCTTTCTCTACGGCGCTCTGGCGGCGGTCATCAGCAAGCAGTTCTTCGCCGGGGTCAACGACACCACCGCGTTCATCTTCGCGCTGATGGCGTTCGCCGCAGGCTTCATCGTGCGGCCGTTCGGGGCACTGGTGTTCGGTCGGTTGGGGGACATGATCGGGCGCAAATACACCTTCCTCGCGACGATCATTCTGATGGGTGTGGCGACGTTCGCGGTGGGCCTGCTACCGACTTACGCCAGCATCGGCATCGCCGCGCCGATCATTCTGGTGGTGCTGCGCATGCTGCAGGGCCTGGCCCTCGGCGGCGAATACGGCGGCGCTGCGACTTACGTGGCAGAGCACGCGCCGATCGGCAAGCGCGGTTTCCACACCAGCTGGATTCAGTCCACCGCAACTCTCGGCTTGCTGCTGTCGCTGCTGGTGGTGCTCGGTTGCCGCTACTTCACTGGCGATCAGTTCGAAGTCTGGGGCTGGCGTATCCCGTTCCTGCTGTCGATCGTGCTGCTGGGCATTTCCACCTGGATTCGCCTGAGCCTGCACGAGTCGCCGGCCTATCTGAAAATGAAAGAGCAAGGCAAGGCCAGCAAGGCGCCGATCCGCGAATCCTTCGGCAAATGGGAAAACCTCAAGGTGGTGCTGATCGCCCTGTTCAGCATCAACGCGGGGCAAGCAGTGACCTTCTATGCCGCGCAGTTCTACGTGCTGTTCTTCCTCACCCAGTTCCTGAAAATGGACCCGGCGGTGGCCAACAGCCTGCTGATCATCAGCGTGGTGATCGGCGCGCCGTTCTTCATCATTTTCGGCTGGCTGTCGGACAAGGTCGGGCGCAAACCGGTGCTGATGCTCGGCCTGCTGCTGGCCACGGCGCTGTACTTCCCGATCTTCAAATCCCTGGCTCACTACGCCAATCCGGCCATCGACCGCGCCAGCCAACAGGCGCCGATCACCGTAGTGGCCGACCCGGCCACCTGCACCTTCCAGTTCGATCCGGTGGGCAAGGCCAAATTCGACAGCCCGTGCGACAAGGTCAAGACCTTCCTGGTCAAGCAGGGCCTGCCCTACTCCAGCGTCGCCGCCCCGGCGGGCAGCACGGTGCAAGTGAGCGTCGGCGATGTGAAACTCGACGGTTTTGACGAGGCGGCACTGCGCGGCGCCATCACCCTCGCCGGCTACCCGCAACAGGCTGACATGCAGCAGATCAACAAACCGATGATCGTGGCCCTGATCGTCGGCCTGATCATTATCTCCGCCATGTGCTACGGCCCGCTCGCGGCGCTGATGGTCGAACTGTTCCCGACCCGCATCCGCTACACCTCGATGTCCCTGCCGTATCACATCGGCAACGGCTGGTTCGGCGGATTCCTGCCGACCGTATCGTTCGCGCTGGTGGTGTACACCGGGGATATCTTCTATGGGCTGTGGTACCCGGTGCTGATTACCGGGGTGAGCCTGGTGGTGGGGATGATCTGTCTGCGTGAGACGAAGAATATCGATCTGGACAAGAACTGA
- a CDS encoding DUF427 domain-containing protein gives MKTSGPSPVITIAEQPGCLLVKFHGIQVAASARALVLLEANYPPVYYIPREDIDEKYFARTDHTTYCPYKGDANYFSLQVPGHEGANAVWTYEHPKISVSQIKDYVAFYPDQVKFELLEAEV, from the coding sequence ATGAAAACCTCCGGTCCCAGTCCCGTCATCACCATTGCCGAGCAGCCAGGCTGCCTCCTTGTGAAATTCCACGGCATCCAGGTCGCCGCGTCGGCCCGCGCGCTGGTGCTGCTCGAAGCCAATTACCCGCCGGTCTACTACATCCCGCGTGAAGACATCGACGAAAAATACTTCGCCCGCACCGACCACACCACCTACTGCCCGTACAAGGGCGATGCCAACTATTTCAGTCTGCAAGTGCCCGGGCATGAGGGGGCGAACGCGGTGTGGACTTACGAACATCCGAAGATTTCGGTCAGCCAGATCAAGGACTACGTGGCGTTTTATCCCGATCAGGTGAAGTTTGAATTGCTGGAGGCGGAGGTCTGA
- a CDS encoding serralysin family metalloprotease, which yields MSQPYSQASSAFTAVDTFSHLYDRGTGTVNGKPSFTADQAAAEILRKGMSWQDKNADGKIDLTYTFLTDKPSNYNPKLGNFSEFSAQQKAQAVLAMQSWSDVANVTFTEGKGGDGHMSFGNYDVSTGGAAFAYLPQGSSYDGQSWYLINDQYQVNKTPDTNNYGRQTLTHEIGHTLGLSHPGAYNAGNGNPTYGDAKYAEDTRGYSLMSYWSEANTDQNFSKDGSGAYASAPLMDDIVAVQKLYGANLETRAGDTVYGFNSNADRDFYSATSNASKLVFSVWDGGGNDTLDFSGFSQHQKINLNEGSFSDVGGLVGNVSIAYGVTVENAIGGSGNDLLIGNSAANELIGGAGNDIIYGGGGGDTLWGGEGVDTFVFGAASDSTMTAPDWIMDFTSGLDKIDLSGIAGFATGAATLNFVSGFTGHAGDAILTYFGQTNQTSLMIDLTGQGSVDFAVGVVGQAVATDIVA from the coding sequence ATGTCTCAACCTTACTCCCAGGCCAGCAGCGCCTTCACTGCGGTCGACACTTTCAGCCACCTGTATGACCGGGGCACGGGCACCGTCAACGGCAAACCGTCGTTCACCGCCGATCAGGCCGCCGCCGAGATCCTGCGCAAAGGCATGTCGTGGCAGGACAAGAATGCCGACGGCAAGATTGATCTGACCTACACGTTCCTGACCGACAAACCGTCGAACTACAACCCGAAACTCGGCAACTTCAGCGAGTTCAGCGCTCAGCAGAAGGCCCAGGCCGTGCTGGCGATGCAATCGTGGTCGGACGTGGCCAACGTGACCTTCACCGAAGGCAAGGGCGGCGACGGTCACATGAGCTTCGGCAACTACGACGTCAGCACCGGCGGCGCGGCGTTCGCCTACCTGCCGCAGGGCAGCAGCTATGACGGCCAGTCGTGGTACCTGATCAACGATCAATACCAGGTCAACAAGACCCCGGACACCAACAACTACGGGCGTCAGACCCTGACCCACGAAATCGGCCACACCCTCGGCCTGTCGCACCCCGGCGCGTACAACGCCGGTAACGGCAACCCGACCTACGGCGACGCCAAATACGCCGAAGACACCCGTGGCTACAGCCTGATGAGCTACTGGAGCGAAGCCAACACCGACCAGAACTTCAGCAAGGACGGCAGCGGCGCCTACGCCTCGGCACCGCTGATGGACGATATCGTCGCCGTGCAGAAACTCTACGGTGCGAACCTCGAAACCCGTGCCGGTGACACTGTTTACGGCTTCAACTCCAACGCTGATCGCGACTTCTACAGCGCGACTTCCAACGCCTCCAAACTGGTGTTCTCGGTGTGGGACGGCGGCGGTAACGACACCCTGGATTTCTCCGGCTTCAGCCAGCACCAGAAGATCAACCTCAACGAAGGGTCGTTCTCCGACGTTGGCGGCCTGGTGGGCAACGTGTCCATCGCCTATGGCGTGACCGTGGAAAATGCCATTGGCGGTTCCGGTAATGACTTGTTGATCGGCAACAGCGCGGCCAACGAACTGATCGGCGGTGCCGGCAATGACATCATCTACGGCGGTGGCGGCGGTGATACGCTGTGGGGCGGGGAAGGCGTGGACACCTTCGTGTTCGGCGCAGCCAGTGATTCGACCATGACCGCGCCGGACTGGATCATGGATTTCACCAGCGGCCTGGACAAGATCGACCTGTCGGGCATCGCCGGGTTCGCCACCGGCGCAGCCACGCTGAACTTCGTCAGCGGCTTCACCGGGCACGCGGGCGATGCGATCCTCACCTACTTCGGACAGACCAACCAGACCAGCCTGATGATCGACCTCACGGGCCAGGGTTCGGTGGACTTCGCCGTGGGTGTGGTGGGGCAAGCCGTGGCGACCGATATCGTCGCCTGA
- a CDS encoding DNA topoisomerase III, which yields MRLYLCEKPSQAKDIAAVLGAKRRGDGCWLGTDVTVTWCIGHLLETAPPDAYDAKYKRWVLADLPIIPDKWKMTVKPRTASQYKAVKRLLGEASELIIATDADREGEMIARELVEHCRYRGPIRRLWLSALDEASIRKALAALKPGAETFSLYHSALGRSRADWLIGMNMSRLFTLLGRQSGYQGVLPVGRVQTPTLRLVVDRDRSIADFVPVAYWAIDVQLLHHGTPFMAQWRAPNEACDDQDRCLNQALAQQAAAAISNAASARVVKLRTERMREVAPLPFDLGTLQEVCSKKLGLGAQETLDIAQALYETYKVITYPRSDCGYLPVSQHGEAPGILAALRQADPSLEALREHLEPQRRSRAWNDAKVSAHHGIIPTAAAKNLERLTGKHRAVYTLIRARYLAQFLPNHEYDRTQADFECAGEALRAVGKQIIEPGWKRALPEALAPAKGREAPAPQTLPPLTQGAECAVADVKLKDLWTQPPKPYTEGDLIKAMKNVAKLVEDPLLKQKLKDTTGIGTEATRASIIQGLLDRGYLVKNGKALSATPAAFSLIDAVPRAIADPGTTAIWEQALDMVQSGEMSLEEFVTKQAAWMSKQVTRCAGLSLTISGLPPAGKAAAPWKNKRKTTRRKTTGTSKRSAKPAAR from the coding sequence ATGCGGCTGTACCTCTGTGAAAAACCTTCCCAGGCCAAGGATATTGCGGCCGTGCTCGGCGCAAAGCGTCGCGGCGATGGCTGCTGGCTGGGAACGGACGTCACGGTGACCTGGTGCATCGGGCACCTGCTGGAGACCGCGCCACCGGACGCCTACGACGCCAAATACAAGCGCTGGGTCCTGGCGGACCTGCCGATCATCCCCGACAAGTGGAAGATGACCGTCAAGCCGCGTACCGCCAGCCAGTACAAGGCGGTCAAGCGCCTGCTCGGCGAAGCCAGCGAACTGATCATCGCCACCGACGCCGACCGTGAGGGCGAAATGATCGCCCGGGAACTGGTGGAGCATTGCCGCTATCGCGGGCCGATCCGCCGCTTGTGGCTGTCGGCGCTGGACGAAGCCTCGATTCGCAAGGCGTTGGCAGCGCTCAAACCGGGCGCTGAAACCTTCAGCCTGTATCACTCGGCGCTGGGTCGCTCGCGGGCGGACTGGTTGATCGGGATGAACATGAGCCGCCTGTTCACCCTGCTCGGCCGGCAATCCGGCTATCAAGGCGTGTTGCCTGTAGGCCGGGTGCAGACGCCGACCTTGCGACTGGTGGTGGATCGCGACCGCAGCATCGCCGATTTCGTGCCGGTCGCGTACTGGGCCATCGACGTACAACTGCTGCACCACGGCACGCCGTTCATGGCGCAATGGCGTGCACCGAATGAGGCCTGCGACGATCAGGATCGCTGCCTCAATCAGGCCCTCGCCCAGCAAGCGGCCGCTGCAATCAGCAACGCTGCCAGCGCCCGGGTGGTTAAGCTGCGCACCGAGCGCATGCGCGAAGTGGCGCCCCTGCCTTTCGATCTGGGTACCTTGCAGGAGGTCTGCTCGAAGAAGCTCGGCCTCGGCGCCCAGGAAACCCTCGACATCGCCCAGGCCCTCTACGAAACCTACAAAGTCATCACCTACCCACGCAGCGATTGCGGTTACCTGCCCGTCAGCCAGCACGGCGAGGCGCCGGGGATTCTTGCGGCGCTGCGCCAGGCCGATCCGAGTCTGGAAGCCTTGCGCGAGCATCTGGAGCCGCAGCGCCGCTCCCGCGCCTGGAACGACGCCAAGGTCAGCGCCCACCACGGCATCATCCCGACCGCTGCCGCGAAAAATCTCGAGCGCCTGACCGGCAAGCACCGTGCGGTCTACACCTTGATTCGCGCGCGGTATCTGGCGCAGTTCCTGCCCAATCACGAATACGACCGCACTCAGGCCGATTTCGAATGCGCCGGGGAAGCCTTGCGCGCGGTCGGCAAGCAGATCATCGAGCCAGGCTGGAAGCGCGCTTTACCCGAAGCGCTGGCCCCGGCCAAGGGCCGTGAAGCCCCCGCGCCACAGACTTTGCCGCCCCTGACTCAGGGTGCCGAGTGCGCCGTGGCGGACGTCAAGCTCAAGGACCTGTGGACGCAGCCGCCCAAGCCCTACACCGAAGGCGATCTGATCAAGGCGATGAAAAACGTCGCCAAACTGGTGGAAGATCCGCTGCTCAAGCAAAAACTCAAGGACACCACCGGCATCGGCACCGAAGCGACCCGCGCCTCGATCATTCAAGGGTTGCTGGATCGCGGTTATCTGGTGAAAAACGGCAAAGCGCTGTCCGCCACACCCGCCGCGTTCAGCCTGATCGACGCGGTGCCGCGCGCAATTGCCGATCCCGGCACCACCGCGATCTGGGAACAGGCGCTGGACATGGTGCAGAGTGGCGAGATGAGTCTGGAAGAATTCGTCACCAAACAGGCAGCGTGGATGAGCAAGCAAGTGACCCGTTGTGCCGGGCTGAGCCTGACCATCAGCGGCCTGCCGCCTGCCGGCAAGGCCGCTGCGCCGTGGAAAAACAAACGCAAGACCACCCGACGCAAAACCACCGGAACCAGCAAACGCTCGGCGAAACCGGCAGCCAGATAG
- a CDS encoding GNAT family N-acetyltransferase: MSVIELRAARRDELDTLENLMQFYTYDFSEWLPLKLGDHGFFPIQLKGDYWRQPATRPFLIHVDGELAGFVTVDDHILIEGADYNIGYFFVSRRWRGQGVAQFVASALLSHLPGRWQIFHVDANRPAQRFWARLIPELSSGDFTRQTKTVDGYPCTLYCLRSPSPAA, from the coding sequence ATGTCGGTCATCGAACTGCGCGCCGCCCGGCGCGACGAACTGGACACCCTCGAAAACCTGATGCAGTTCTACACCTACGACTTCAGCGAGTGGCTGCCGCTGAAGCTCGGCGACCATGGTTTCTTTCCGATCCAGTTGAAAGGCGATTACTGGCGCCAGCCGGCGACCCGGCCGTTCTTGATCCATGTGGACGGCGAACTGGCGGGGTTCGTGACCGTGGATGACCACATCCTCATCGAAGGCGCCGACTACAACATCGGCTACTTCTTCGTCAGCCGGCGCTGGCGTGGCCAAGGCGTCGCGCAGTTTGTCGCCTCTGCCCTCTTGAGCCACTTGCCCGGTCGATGGCAGATTTTCCATGTCGACGCCAACCGGCCTGCACAGCGGTTCTGGGCCCGGCTCATCCCCGAGCTGAGTAGCGGCGACTTTACCCGCCAGACGAAAACCGTAGACGGCTATCCCTGCACGCTCTACTGCCTGCGCAGCCCTTCTCCCGCTGCCTGA
- the cynR gene encoding transcriptional regulator CynR codes for MLLRHLRYLLAVADHGGFTRAAEALHVSQPTLSQQIRQLEESLGVDLFDRTSRSVKPTDAGQAYIECARRVLVELEAGKRALHDVKDLSRGSLRLAMTPTFMAYLVGPLVRDYVARYPGIHLEIFELSMDDIEAGLADDSLDIAIAFTPVRNPDIECIPAFVETLGVMVGREHPLYDSASVLTPGDIAQLDFALLAPDFITRLSIDEYFRQHGITPKVQIEVNSVSTLLEVIRHAPIATMLPEAIATDDRALRRLHVQSEAPQRGAALLRRQNNYHSAASVAFMEMVLEPRS; via the coding sequence ATGCTGTTGCGACATTTGCGATACCTGCTGGCCGTGGCCGATCACGGCGGTTTCACTCGGGCAGCCGAAGCGCTGCACGTGTCGCAGCCCACCCTGTCGCAACAGATCCGCCAACTGGAAGAAAGCCTCGGGGTGGATCTGTTTGATCGCACCTCGCGTTCGGTCAAACCCACTGACGCCGGTCAGGCCTATATCGAATGCGCGCGACGGGTGCTGGTGGAGCTGGAGGCGGGCAAACGCGCGTTGCATGACGTGAAGGATCTTTCCCGGGGCTCGCTGCGGCTGGCCATGACGCCGACATTCATGGCGTATCTGGTCGGGCCGTTGGTGCGCGACTACGTGGCGCGGTATCCGGGGATTCACCTGGAGATTTTCGAGTTGTCGATGGACGACATCGAGGCCGGGCTGGCGGATGACTCACTGGATATCGCGATTGCTTTCACGCCGGTGCGCAACCCTGACATCGAATGCATCCCGGCGTTTGTCGAGACGTTGGGCGTGATGGTCGGGCGAGAGCATCCGTTGTATGACAGCGCTTCGGTGCTGACGCCGGGTGACATTGCGCAACTGGATTTCGCTCTGTTGGCACCGGACTTCATCACGCGGTTATCGATTGACGAGTATTTCCGTCAGCACGGCATCACGCCCAAGGTGCAGATCGAGGTGAATTCGGTGAGCACGTTGCTGGAAGTGATCCGGCATGCGCCGATTGCGACCATGTTGCCAGAGGCGATTGCGACCGATGACCGGGCATTGCGCCGGTTGCATGTCCAGAGCGAGGCGCCGCAGCGGGGAGCGGCGTTGTTGCGGCGCCAGAACAACTATCACAGTGCGGCATCGGTGGCGTTCATGGAGATGGTGCTGGAACCCCGTTCATGA